In a single window of the Campylobacter fetus subsp. testudinum 03-427 genome:
- the sppA gene encoding signal peptide peptidase protease IV (Pfam match to PF01343.14 Peptidase_S49), which produces MSVLKFIFLKIGAVFKFVNEYFKSFIFLLIVVLIIANSGKSEIANLTEISLKGAIIDESEILNQIYEAKNDSFIKGVLLNIDSPGGSMAPSVQISDAIKELASIKPVIAYASGTMASGSYYSSIWANKIYANRGSFIGSIGVIVQSPNIEELAKKLGISAQTIKAGKYKEAGTFIRSWNEDEKNELQSLVNRSYEMFYSDVAMARNLDIDKKDIWANARVFLATDAKDVGLIDDVKSYFEVKNELELLSGVSDPSWKQQPIMDKFISNLAKESTNLALKMLFINEAR; this is translated from the coding sequence ATGTCTGTTTTAAAATTTATATTTTTAAAAATCGGAGCTGTTTTTAAATTTGTCAATGAATACTTTAAGAGTTTTATATTTTTATTAATTGTTGTTTTGATTATTGCAAATAGTGGAAAAAGCGAGATCGCAAATTTAACCGAGATAAGTTTAAAAGGTGCTATAATCGATGAAAGTGAGATATTAAATCAAATTTATGAAGCTAAAAACGATAGCTTTATCAAAGGCGTTTTGTTAAATATAGATAGTCCTGGAGGCTCAATGGCTCCTAGCGTGCAGATAAGTGATGCTATAAAAGAGTTGGCGAGCATAAAACCAGTTATTGCATATGCTAGTGGTACAATGGCAAGTGGGAGTTACTATTCGTCTATTTGGGCAAATAAAATATATGCAAATCGTGGTAGTTTTATAGGCTCGATCGGAGTTATAGTGCAATCGCCAAATATCGAAGAGCTTGCTAAAAAATTAGGTATAAGCGCTCAAACTATAAAAGCTGGAAAATATAAAGAAGCAGGAACATTTATAAGGAGCTGGAATGAAGATGAAAAAAACGAGCTTCAATCTTTAGTCAATAGAAGTTATGAGATGTTCTATAGCGATGTAGCTATGGCTAGAAATTTAGATATCGATAAAAAAGATATTTGGGCAAATGCTAGAGTATTTTTAGCTACTGATGCTAAAGACGTTGGATTAATTGATGATGTAAAAAGCTATTTTGAGGTTAAAAATGAGCTAGAACTGCTAAGCGGTGTGAGCGATCCAAGCTGGAAACAACAGCCTATTATGGATAAATTTATCTCAAATTTGGCAAAAGAGAGTACGAACTTAGCTTTGAAAATGTTATTTATCAATGAGGCTAGATAG
- a CDS encoding metallo-dependent hydrolase, subgroup D (Pfam match to PF01979.16 Amidohydro_1) produces the protein MKIIKAKYILTCNDNFDILEDSAIAFDEHIKQISSFDNLIKIYPDAQIMDFKDDIAMPAFINPHVHLEFSSNVSSLDYGDFIVWLKSVIKTRDNLSEQAKNEIIKNAITTMLKSGISTIGEISSFGNEAEICADCEARFIFFNEILGSNSENLSDNWDKFIIKFNNSLKFKSDKFIPAVSIHSPYSTHPKLAKKTLDLARQNNLLVSTHFLESKHEKRWLENGDGEFKVWLGNFSKDVKPFYTPKSFLSYFEGVRTLFTHCVFADEYLEYFDKNLHCITTCPVSNRLLSNKLNLKKVFDSKISLNIATDGLSSNISLNFFDELRAALFTHSDFDLLELSKVLLLSSTNAAAKSLGLELGVIKSGKIADISIIKGINVNSKDQLALEILLHTKFVKKLYIKGNECLF, from the coding sequence ATGAAAATCATAAAAGCAAAATACATATTAACTTGTAATGATAATTTTGATATTTTAGAAGATAGTGCTATAGCTTTTGACGAGCATATAAAACAGATATCTAGCTTCGATAATCTTATAAAAATTTATCCAGATGCTCAGATAATGGATTTTAAAGATGATATAGCAATGCCTGCGTTTATAAATCCGCACGTTCATCTTGAGTTTAGTTCAAATGTTTCAAGTCTTGATTATGGTGATTTTATAGTTTGGCTAAAAAGCGTGATAAAAACTAGAGATAATCTTAGCGAACAAGCCAAAAACGAGATAATCAAAAATGCTATAACAACTATGTTAAAAAGCGGTATTAGCACGATAGGAGAGATTTCTAGTTTTGGAAATGAAGCTGAAATTTGCGCTGATTGTGAGGCGAGATTTATATTTTTTAATGAAATTTTAGGATCAAATAGTGAGAATTTATCTGATAATTGGGACAAATTTATAATCAAATTTAATAATAGTTTGAAATTTAAAAGCGATAAATTTATCCCTGCCGTTTCTATACATTCGCCATATTCCACTCATCCTAAACTAGCTAAAAAAACTCTTGATCTAGCAAGACAAAATAATCTTTTAGTATCAACCCATTTTTTAGAAAGCAAACATGAAAAAAGATGGCTTGAAAATGGTGATGGAGAGTTTAAAGTATGGCTTGGAAATTTTAGTAAAGATGTGAAGCCTTTTTATACTCCAAAGAGTTTTTTAAGCTATTTTGAGGGCGTTCGTACGTTATTTACTCATTGCGTTTTTGCAGATGAGTATCTTGAGTATTTTGATAAAAATCTCCACTGTATAACTACTTGTCCTGTTTCAAACAGACTTTTATCAAACAAGTTAAATTTAAAAAAAGTTTTTGATAGTAAAATCAGTCTAAATATCGCAACTGACGGACTTAGCTCAAATATAAGTTTAAATTTCTTTGATGAACTTAGAGCCGCGCTTTTTACTCATAGCGATTTTGATCTTTTGGAGCTATCAAAGGTACTTTTACTTAGTTCGACAAACGCGGCTGCTAAGAGTTTGGGCTTGGAGCTTGGTGTTATAAAAAGTGGTAAAATCGCTGATATATCTATTATCAAAGGTATAAATGTAAATTCTAAAGATCAGCTTGCTTTGGAGATTTTGCTTCATACTAAATTTGTAAAAAAACTATATATAAAAGGAAATGAATGTCTGTTTTAA
- the aroD gene encoding 3-dehydroquinate dehydratase (Pfam match to PF01220.15 DHquinase_II) — MDAQMKIMVIQGPNINMLGKRETNIYGAMSMESIHEQMKTVADQAGVEIEFFQSNFEGEIVDKIQECLGEFDGIIINPAAYTHSSIAIRDAISAVKLPVVEVHISNIYQREEFRQKSLIAPVCAGQIIGFGPVGYHLAMMGMLQIFEQIKAVRARQQNA, encoded by the coding sequence ATGGATGCTCAAATGAAAATCATGGTTATACAAGGTCCAAATATCAATATGCTAGGCAAACGCGAGACAAATATTTATGGCGCAATGTCGATGGAAAGTATTCATGAGCAGATGAAAACAGTCGCCGATCAAGCCGGAGTAGAAATCGAGTTTTTTCAAAGCAACTTTGAGGGTGAAATAGTAGATAAAATCCAAGAATGTCTTGGTGAATTTGACGGTATAATCATAAATCCAGCTGCTTATACGCACTCATCTATAGCTATTAGAGATGCCATTTCTGCAGTAAAACTTCCTGTTGTAGAAGTACATATAAGTAACATATATCAAAGAGAGGAATTCCGACAAAAAAGCTTGATAGCACCAGTTTGCGCAGGACAAATAATAGGCTTTGGTCCAGTAGGTTATCATTTAGCAATGATGGGAATGCTTCAAATTTTTGAACAAATAAAAGCAGTAAGAGCTAGACAGCAAAATGCGTAA